The following coding sequences lie in one Mesorhizobium sp. DCY119 genomic window:
- a CDS encoding VOC family protein produces MALKRMDNIGIVVEDLAGTIDFFRELGLELEGQATIEGEWAGRVTGLGDQHVEIAMMRTPDGHNRLELSRFLRPAVVADHRNAPVNALGYLRAMFTVDDIDDTLERLRTHGAQLVGEVVQYKDVYRLCYIRGPEGLLIGLAQELS; encoded by the coding sequence ATGGCGCTCAAGCGGATGGACAACATAGGTATCGTCGTCGAAGACCTCGCAGGGACGATTGATTTCTTCCGCGAACTCGGCCTCGAGCTCGAAGGGCAGGCCACGATCGAAGGAGAATGGGCCGGACGCGTCACTGGACTGGGCGATCAGCATGTCGAGATTGCCATGATGCGCACGCCGGACGGCCACAACCGGCTCGAGCTCTCCCGCTTCCTCAGGCCAGCTGTCGTCGCGGATCACCGGAACGCCCCGGTCAACGCCCTGGGCTACCTGCGCGCCATGTTCACCGTGGACGACATCGACGACACGCTTGAAAGGCTCCGCACGCACGGCGCGCAGCTCGTAGGCGAAGTCGTCCAGTACAAAGACGTGTATCGGCTCTGCTACATCCGGGGGCCCGAAGGGCTGCTTATCGGGCTCGCCCAGGAACTCAGCTGA